From the Corticium candelabrum chromosome 2, ooCorCand1.1, whole genome shotgun sequence genome, one window contains:
- the LOC134198232 gene encoding uncharacterized protein LOC134198232 → MPQCLWVHGVDLNETDKYIIEGKCADGFLTDKHMHAAHQLLLKQFPYISGLESTLLCQTYGFAHVTSDAIQINFTGSHHWVTSTCFGKQVRLYDSNAGLHLSPCMETQLAQIYQLAHKDNILMVEQMPVQQQQNGKDCGLLAIAYAFYAALGDDVTIMHFDISKMRQHLIYCLDREELSPFPMEEDKPLETSDRSHFYITLHCTCLLPKTHGKMVECYVCENLYHDRCVTMSGSEPWICAKCR, encoded by the exons ATGCCTCAATGTTTGTGGGTACATGGTGTGGATCTCAATGAAActgataaatatattatagaAGGCAAGTGTGCCGACGGCTTTCTAActgacaagcacatgcatgctgctCATCAGCTTCTATTAAAGCAGTTTCCCTACATCAGTGGACTAGAGTCAACACTCCTTTGCCAGACTTACGGATTCGCTCATGTAACAAGTGATG CTATTCAGATTAATTTTACAGGAAGTCATCATTGGGTGACTTCAACCTGCTTTGGCAAACAAGTACGACTATACGACAGCAATGCTGGCCTACACTTGTCTCCTTGTATGGAAACACAGCTGGCGCAAATCTATCAATTAgctcacaaagacaacattctcatggtagaacaaatgccagtgcaacagcaacaaaatggtaAAGATTGCGGGCTACTTGCAATAGCATATGCATTTTATGCAGCTCTAGGAGATGATGTAACCATCATGCATTTTGATATTTCCAAAATGCGACAACATCTGATTTACTGTTTGGATCGAGAGGAGCTCTCACCTTTTCCAATGGAAGAAGACAAGCCATTGGAAACATCTGACAGAAGTCACTTTTATATTACTTTGCACTGCACGTGTTTGTTGCCAAAGACACATGGCAAGATGGTAGAGTGTTACGTCTGTGAAAACTTGTATCATGACAGATGTGTCACAATGTCAGGTAGTGAGCCTTGGATTTGCGCTAAATGTAGATAA